From one Idiomarina sp. X4 genomic stretch:
- a CDS encoding PilZ domain-containing protein, with protein sequence MLESNDNRNFMRMSINADAKVSFDKSGEAHSLDAVCLDLSAEGLSLKVPVELEKGQQLSVAIVSSGGVPPLKATAEVVHSQRLDNNSGDYLLGCRIISMD encoded by the coding sequence ATGCTTGAGTCGAATGACAATCGAAACTTTATGAGAATGTCGATAAACGCCGATGCGAAAGTCAGCTTTGATAAATCTGGCGAAGCACACTCTCTTGATGCGGTGTGTTTAGATTTAAGTGCGGAAGGACTGTCGTTGAAAGTACCGGTTGAACTGGAAAAAGGCCAGCAACTATCAGTGGCTATCGTTTCTAGTGGCGGGGTACCTCCGTTAAAAGCAACCGCTGAAGTCGTTCACAGCCAAAGACTGGACAACAACAGCGGCGATTACTTGCTAGGTTGTCGAATTATCTCAATGGATTAA
- the dcd gene encoding dCTP deaminase, with the protein MRLTDTEIEQHLAEGKIGVTPAPKVTDISGVTLDIHLGNEFRVLQDHAAPFIDISGSREAIEAAIHEVMSDEIKLKDGQAFFIHPGEFALAVTHESIQLPADMVGWLDGRSSLARLGLMVHVTAHRIDPGWSGQIVLEFYNSGKLPLALRPGMKIGAISFEPLGQECARPYNKRDDAKYKDQHGAVASRISADGG; encoded by the coding sequence ATGCGCTTAACCGATACCGAAATCGAACAACATTTGGCGGAAGGAAAAATAGGGGTAACACCGGCACCTAAGGTGACGGATATTTCAGGTGTTACCCTGGATATCCATCTCGGTAATGAATTTCGGGTTTTGCAGGATCACGCCGCGCCATTTATTGACATAAGCGGCTCCCGGGAAGCGATTGAGGCGGCTATCCATGAGGTCATGAGTGATGAAATTAAACTCAAAGATGGTCAGGCGTTTTTCATCCATCCGGGCGAGTTTGCGTTAGCGGTCACGCATGAGTCTATTCAGCTTCCTGCTGACATGGTCGGTTGGCTTGATGGTCGTTCGTCATTGGCGCGCTTAGGATTAATGGTACACGTTACGGCTCACCGCATCGATCCGGGTTGGTCCGGGCAGATTGTTCTTGAATTTTACAACAGTGGGAAGTTGCCGTTGGCGTTGCGCCCTGGAATGAAAATTGGTGCCATCAGCTTTGAGCCGTTAGGGCAGGAATGTGCGCGTCCATACAACAAAAGGGATGACGCCAAATACAAAGATCAGCACGGCGCAGTTGCCTCACGTATTTCTGCCGACGGCGGTTAA
- the rrtA gene encoding rhombosortase — translation MHYLNRYWVGLVLILAISCFLQLMPDWHQQLTFHSETVMSQGWPLITTHFIHLNWTHALFNFAGLALIVVIWREYWNTRWLVNALLLSSAATSLILWLLPFTIIFVGLSGVLHGLLGYCLIKDIKAGKKWMWLIVIALIGKVVVELLGWQPDHFVGQHVSVIHAAGLLTALLLYKLERRRISDAVPHKD, via the coding sequence ATGCACTATTTAAATCGATACTGGGTTGGTCTGGTTCTCATTTTGGCCATTTCTTGCTTTTTACAGCTTATGCCCGATTGGCATCAACAGCTAACATTCCACAGTGAAACCGTTATGTCACAAGGCTGGCCGCTAATTACGACGCATTTTATTCACCTAAACTGGACCCATGCCTTATTTAATTTTGCCGGGCTAGCATTGATTGTGGTTATTTGGCGGGAATACTGGAATACGCGCTGGCTCGTCAATGCATTACTACTGAGTTCGGCTGCCACTTCGCTCATTTTGTGGCTGCTGCCCTTTACCATTATTTTTGTGGGTCTGTCCGGCGTACTGCACGGACTACTGGGCTATTGCTTAATTAAAGATATAAAAGCCGGAAAAAAATGGATGTGGCTCATTGTTATTGCTCTCATCGGCAAAGTGGTTGTTGAGCTTTTAGGTTGGCAGCCCGACCATTTCGTGGGCCAGCACGTCAGCGTCATTCATGCAGCAGGGCTATTAACCGCTTTATTACTTTATAAACTAGAACGGCGCCGTATTAGCGACGCCGTTCCCCATAAAGATTAA
- the metG gene encoding methionine--tRNA ligase, with amino-acid sequence MSQSARKILVTNALPYANGPIHIGHMLGYIQADIWVRFQKLRGHECHFMCADDAHGTPIMLKAQQMGITPEQMIGDMQRSHEADFSDFLVGFDHYYSTHSDENKELAETIYNRLDKAGHIKTKVIEQLYDPQKEMFLPDRFVKGECPDCGAEDQYGDNCDVCGATYAPTDLKNPKSVVSGAEPELRNSEHYFFDLPAFGDMLKSWTRSGSLQNEMANKLNEWFEQGLQRWDISRDAPYFGFKIPGTENKYFYVWLDAPIGYMSSFKNYCDTTGKADWDTYWQANSEAELYHFIGKDIIYFHSLFWPAMLKGADFRQPTNVWAHGFITVNGTKMSKSKGTFIKARTYLDHLDPEYLRYYFAAKLTSRIDDLDLNLTDFAQRVNSDLVGKVINIASRCAGFIQKKFDGKLSSNVADSALMEDFQTAGADIAELYEKREFSRAMRDIMALADRANQYIADKEPWQLIKKEGAEQEVHEICSLGINLFRVLMVYLTPVLPKLSADVQHFLNDTFTWESHKTVLTDHPINKFKALMQRIDMKDIDAMIEDSKQQQPQAPEQPAVANDELKKEPLADEISFDDFAKVDLRVALIANAEHVEGADKLLKLTLDLGGEKRQVFAGIKSAYKPEELIGQHTVMVANLAPRKMRFGMSEGMVLAAGPGKDEIYILNPHEGAKPGMRVM; translated from the coding sequence ATGAGCCAATCCGCACGAAAAATTCTAGTGACCAATGCATTACCATACGCTAACGGACCTATTCATATAGGTCACATGTTAGGCTACATTCAAGCCGATATCTGGGTACGTTTCCAGAAACTAAGAGGCCATGAATGTCATTTCATGTGCGCCGATGACGCACACGGCACCCCTATTATGCTGAAAGCTCAGCAAATGGGTATTACGCCGGAACAAATGATAGGCGATATGCAGCGCTCACACGAAGCGGACTTCAGTGACTTTTTGGTGGGCTTTGACCACTACTACAGCACCCACAGTGACGAAAACAAAGAGCTGGCCGAAACGATTTATAACCGTCTCGACAAAGCAGGACACATAAAAACCAAAGTTATCGAACAGCTGTATGACCCGCAAAAAGAAATGTTTCTGCCCGACCGCTTTGTTAAAGGGGAATGCCCTGACTGCGGCGCAGAAGACCAGTACGGCGACAACTGTGACGTTTGTGGCGCAACTTATGCCCCAACGGACTTAAAAAACCCCAAGTCTGTTGTCTCTGGCGCAGAGCCAGAGCTGCGAAACTCAGAGCATTACTTTTTTGACTTACCCGCGTTCGGGGACATGCTGAAAAGCTGGACACGCTCCGGCTCGTTACAAAATGAAATGGCCAACAAACTTAACGAATGGTTTGAGCAAGGATTGCAACGCTGGGATATTTCCCGCGACGCCCCCTACTTTGGCTTTAAAATCCCAGGTACCGAAAACAAGTATTTTTATGTTTGGCTGGATGCGCCAATTGGCTACATGAGTAGCTTTAAAAACTACTGTGATACTACCGGCAAGGCTGACTGGGACACATACTGGCAAGCCAACAGCGAGGCAGAGCTGTATCACTTTATTGGCAAAGACATTATCTATTTCCATAGCTTGTTCTGGCCTGCCATGCTTAAAGGTGCCGATTTCCGCCAGCCAACTAACGTCTGGGCGCACGGGTTTATTACCGTTAACGGCACTAAAATGTCGAAGTCGAAAGGTACTTTTATAAAGGCACGAACTTACCTTGATCACTTAGATCCTGAGTATCTGCGCTATTATTTTGCTGCTAAATTAACAAGCCGTATTGATGATTTAGACCTGAACCTGACGGACTTCGCGCAACGCGTGAACTCTGACTTAGTGGGTAAAGTCATTAATATCGCCAGCCGCTGCGCTGGTTTTATTCAGAAGAAGTTTGACGGTAAATTGTCTTCCAATGTAGCTGACTCAGCGCTAATGGAAGACTTTCAAACAGCAGGCGCAGATATTGCTGAGCTTTATGAAAAGCGTGAGTTTTCAAGAGCGATGCGCGACATAATGGCTCTTGCCGATCGCGCTAACCAGTACATTGCTGACAAAGAACCCTGGCAGCTTATTAAGAAAGAAGGTGCCGAGCAGGAAGTTCATGAAATTTGCTCGTTAGGCATTAACTTATTCCGTGTTTTGATGGTTTACCTAACTCCGGTACTGCCAAAATTGTCAGCAGACGTTCAGCACTTCCTGAATGACACCTTCACTTGGGAAAGTCATAAAACCGTATTAACTGACCACCCAATTAACAAGTTTAAAGCGCTTATGCAGCGCATTGACATGAAAGACATTGACGCCATGATTGAAGATTCAAAACAGCAACAACCACAAGCGCCAGAGCAGCCGGCAGTGGCAAACGATGAATTAAAGAAAGAGCCTCTCGCCGATGAAATTTCTTTTGACGACTTTGCGAAAGTTGACTTACGTGTAGCACTTATTGCTAATGCTGAACATGTTGAAGGCGCCGATAAACTGTTGAAATTAACGCTGGATTTAGGTGGCGAAAAGCGTCAGGTATTCGCGGGTATTAAATCCGCTTACAAACCGGAAGAATTAATTGGTCAGCACACTGTTATGGTGGCTAATTTAGCGCCGAGAAAAATGCGCTTTGGTATGTCTGAAGGCATGGTATTAGCAGCAGGCCCTGGAAAAGATGAGATCTACATTCTTAACCCTCACGAAGGCGCAAAACCTGGCATGAGAGTAATGTAG
- a CDS encoding protein adenylyltransferase SelO, whose product MPLRFDNQFADKFPELGHAQSIQPDGKGRLRWVNDALWKALSGGDSAPGALVDWVSGNKDWPGTKPIAQKYAGHQFGHFNPYLGDGRGLLVGQVQAPDALYDLHVKGAGPTPYSRGGDGRAVLRSSIRELLASEAFYALGIPTTRALALVSTEGQIQRETVEPGAMLVRVARTHIRFGHFEHCLYRNLEDSAKRLWQYSIESIWPGAANKSVSEQFRHVVEATAEMIAKWQAYGFVHGVMNTDNMSLAGETFDYGPYAFFDEYKPNHIFNHTDHAGRYGFMQQPGVGLWNLKRLAHALGGFTDDQSVNDVLEGYEPVLRETFLNVMKQRLGLTDVSNNDTCWSLISGWLMLLETYQLDYNLSYRALSAILEGNWQSLSGNLGEIAQRINENGQSWLNDYTEAVANKPDTETMKRVNPLVILRTHHAQYVIEQAEQGSDEALNEYISALMTPFEEKHKSTRWVLPPESGQPPAELSCSS is encoded by the coding sequence ATGCCACTACGTTTCGATAATCAATTCGCTGATAAGTTCCCCGAACTGGGCCACGCTCAGTCAATACAACCTGACGGCAAAGGCCGCTTACGTTGGGTAAATGACGCCTTGTGGAAGGCGTTGAGCGGTGGTGACAGTGCGCCGGGAGCGTTAGTGGATTGGGTTTCAGGTAACAAAGACTGGCCGGGCACTAAACCCATCGCGCAGAAATACGCAGGACATCAGTTTGGTCACTTTAACCCTTATTTAGGTGATGGACGAGGACTGCTTGTCGGGCAGGTACAGGCGCCGGATGCCCTCTATGATTTACATGTTAAAGGTGCCGGGCCAACGCCTTATAGCCGCGGTGGCGATGGCCGCGCGGTTTTGCGCTCATCCATTCGCGAACTGCTTGCCAGTGAAGCCTTTTATGCGCTTGGTATTCCAACGACTCGCGCGTTGGCGTTAGTCTCCACTGAAGGTCAAATTCAACGAGAGACCGTCGAGCCCGGTGCTATGCTGGTTCGGGTTGCCCGAACGCACATTCGCTTTGGTCATTTTGAACATTGCCTTTACCGAAACTTAGAAGACAGTGCCAAGCGCTTGTGGCAATACAGTATTGAGTCTATATGGCCTGGCGCAGCAAACAAATCCGTATCTGAACAATTCCGCCATGTGGTCGAAGCTACCGCTGAGATGATAGCAAAATGGCAGGCTTACGGTTTTGTGCATGGGGTGATGAATACGGACAACATGAGCCTGGCCGGAGAAACGTTTGATTATGGCCCCTATGCCTTTTTTGATGAATATAAACCTAACCATATTTTTAATCATACTGATCACGCTGGACGGTATGGTTTTATGCAACAACCCGGTGTGGGGTTATGGAACTTGAAACGACTAGCTCATGCGTTAGGAGGGTTTACTGACGACCAGTCTGTTAATGATGTACTGGAAGGTTATGAGCCCGTGCTAAGAGAAACCTTTTTAAACGTTATGAAGCAACGGCTCGGACTCACTGATGTTTCTAATAATGACACCTGTTGGTCGTTAATTAGCGGCTGGCTAATGCTTTTGGAAACTTATCAGCTCGACTATAACCTGAGCTACCGGGCATTGAGCGCTATATTGGAAGGTAATTGGCAATCACTGAGCGGCAATTTAGGAGAAATCGCCCAGCGAATAAATGAAAACGGGCAGAGCTGGCTGAATGATTACACAGAAGCCGTTGCGAATAAGCCCGATACGGAAACAATGAAGCGAGTAAATCCACTGGTGATTTTACGTACTCATCATGCTCAATACGTTATTGAGCAGGCTGAACAAGGAAGTGATGAGGCTCTTAACGAGTACATCAGCGCACTGATGACCCCATTTGAGGAGAAACATAAAAGTACTCGCTGGGTTCTCCCTCCTGAGTCGGGGCAACCTCCTGCTGAGCTGTCGTGTTCAAGTTAA
- a CDS encoding DUF192 domain-containing protein, with amino-acid sequence MGRISTCLMAILVLVSVSAWSQQWSVPAPQQFDRAVACLEGVQSPLLVELADTQAQQARGLMQREYLGKYEGMLFRYDHKRPGYGGFWMYQTLIPLDIAYLDKQGKIVKTFTMRPCGSNDPNQCRSYSPGKPYWSVLEVNAGFFEEHNVRLGDRIYLADENGSCKNKK; translated from the coding sequence ATGGGACGTATCAGCACGTGTTTAATGGCTATACTGGTCTTGGTGTCGGTATCGGCATGGTCTCAGCAGTGGTCAGTACCAGCACCTCAGCAGTTTGACAGAGCCGTGGCTTGTCTGGAAGGCGTTCAATCGCCCCTGTTGGTTGAACTGGCCGATACTCAGGCTCAGCAGGCTCGTGGGCTAATGCAACGAGAATATTTAGGAAAATATGAGGGGATGCTTTTTCGATACGATCATAAAAGACCAGGCTACGGCGGTTTTTGGATGTACCAAACCTTAATTCCTCTCGACATTGCGTATTTAGACAAACAAGGAAAAATCGTCAAAACTTTTACGATGAGACCTTGTGGTAGCAACGATCCAAATCAATGCAGAAGTTACTCGCCGGGTAAACCGTATTGGAGTGTATTAGAAGTGAATGCTGGTTTTTTCGAGGAACACAATGTGCGCTTGGGCGACCGTATTTACTTAGCTGATGAAAACGGTTCATGTAAGAACAAGAAATAA
- a CDS encoding gluconeogenesis factor YvcK family protein, producing the protein MQLQSLRCITAIGGGHGLGRVLSTLSFMKHKLVGIVATTDNGGATGLLRASQHCIAWGDIRNCLSQLVEQPLAAEVLNYRFDSDSALKGHNLGNLLLYTLDQLSARPLDGIQLLSRLLNVDNRILPMSECPTDLIATTSDGIQCHGEIHIDKLPSMPHKLELSGQVKATPEAVRHIKNSQLILIGPGSFMTSVMPPLLVPEICEALKNTRAKVIFIDNLVDEHGPAGELSLTEKLEFMKFELGQQVVDLILSNKQEKGLPVPVIGGLTSDTDVHYRHNTNSLLNTLEQAAHQLLVESA; encoded by the coding sequence ATGCAACTTCAATCTTTAAGATGTATCACCGCGATTGGCGGCGGGCACGGTCTGGGTCGTGTACTTTCAACGTTATCTTTTATGAAGCATAAGCTGGTTGGTATTGTGGCAACAACAGACAATGGCGGTGCCACCGGGCTTCTTAGAGCCTCTCAGCATTGCATTGCCTGGGGCGATATTCGCAACTGCCTGTCGCAACTGGTTGAGCAACCGTTGGCTGCCGAAGTTCTTAACTACCGTTTTGACTCGGATTCGGCGCTAAAAGGCCATAATTTAGGTAACTTACTCCTTTATACACTGGATCAGTTAAGCGCACGTCCGCTCGACGGCATTCAGCTTTTAAGTCGACTGCTTAATGTCGACAACCGCATTCTTCCTATGTCGGAATGCCCGACCGATCTTATCGCAACCACCAGTGACGGCATTCAATGTCACGGCGAAATTCATATCGACAAACTGCCCAGCATGCCTCACAAGCTTGAGCTTTCGGGTCAGGTTAAAGCCACTCCTGAGGCAGTTCGTCATATTAAAAACAGTCAGCTCATTCTTATAGGACCGGGCAGTTTTATGACCTCCGTCATGCCGCCGCTATTAGTGCCGGAAATTTGTGAGGCGCTGAAAAACACTCGGGCCAAGGTCATATTTATAGATAATTTGGTCGACGAGCATGGTCCTGCTGGTGAATTATCACTAACAGAAAAGCTGGAGTTTATGAAATTTGAATTAGGCCAGCAGGTAGTTGACCTAATTTTGAGTAACAAGCAAGAAAAGGGGTTACCGGTGCCGGTTATTGGCGGCCTGACAAGCGACACCGACGTTCATTATCGCCATAATACCAACAGCTTGCTGAATACCTTAGAACAGGCGGCACACCAACTGCTGGTGGAAAGCGCTTAA
- the apbC gene encoding iron-sulfur cluster carrier protein ApbC — MANFFDKIFPNGIPNEWVTGSGNTRVLNVPFAAGEPLLRSLKEQDELAGFDWEINSQVEKLKNSQPDLPLTTGNVIVVSSGKGGVGKSSVSVNLALALSQLGAKVGLLDADIYGPSIPTMLGKAHKEPELTANNKMVPMERHGIYVHSLGYLVDEKDATIWRGPMASGALQQLYKDTAWPNLDYLIVDMPPGTGDIQLTMAQKLPVTGAVVVTTPQSVALRDAEKGIAMFNKLNIPMIGVLENMSYYQCPSCGHEDPVFGEGGGVAIAEENKLPVLGQWPLSTELRDSLDGNEPLLLKQPEHKLSQIIMASAQHVAASLYYQRKNSL; from the coding sequence ATGGCAAATTTTTTCGACAAAATATTCCCGAACGGCATACCGAATGAGTGGGTAACTGGCTCTGGTAATACTCGAGTACTGAATGTGCCTTTTGCTGCTGGTGAGCCGCTGTTAAGGTCGTTAAAAGAGCAAGACGAGCTGGCTGGGTTTGACTGGGAAATAAACAGCCAAGTTGAAAAGCTTAAAAATTCGCAGCCCGATTTGCCGTTAACTACCGGTAATGTCATTGTGGTGTCGTCGGGCAAAGGCGGTGTTGGTAAGTCGTCTGTTAGCGTGAATTTGGCATTAGCACTCAGTCAGCTGGGAGCCAAAGTGGGCTTGTTAGATGCCGATATTTACGGACCGTCTATACCAACCATGCTGGGTAAAGCTCATAAAGAACCTGAGCTAACCGCAAATAACAAGATGGTTCCCATGGAGCGTCATGGTATTTACGTGCATTCACTGGGTTATTTGGTGGACGAAAAGGACGCTACAATTTGGCGTGGACCAATGGCCAGTGGCGCCTTGCAGCAGCTCTACAAAGACACCGCATGGCCAAATCTCGATTATTTGATTGTCGATATGCCTCCGGGCACTGGCGATATTCAGCTGACTATGGCTCAAAAACTGCCGGTAACCGGTGCGGTTGTGGTGACAACGCCTCAGTCGGTGGCATTGCGAGACGCTGAAAAAGGCATTGCCATGTTTAATAAACTGAACATTCCGATGATAGGCGTGCTGGAAAACATGAGTTATTATCAGTGCCCGAGTTGTGGGCATGAAGACCCGGTGTTTGGCGAGGGTGGTGGTGTTGCTATTGCCGAAGAAAATAAGCTGCCGGTATTGGGGCAATGGCCACTGTCGACAGAATTGCGCGATAGCCTTGATGGCAATGAACCGTTGCTGTTAAAACAGCCGGAACATAAGTTAAGTCAAATAATTATGGCGTCAGCACAACATGTTGCTGCCAGCCTCTATTATCAGCGGAAAAATTCGCTATAG
- a CDS encoding histidine triad nucleotide-binding protein: MAEETLFSKIINREIPADIVYEDESALAFKDINPQAPVHFLIIPKEPIATVNDIDEDNAHLVGHLYVVASKLAAQYGVADDGYRLVMNCNEYGGQSVYHIHLHLLAGKPLGWPPYTDTPKQG; this comes from the coding sequence ATGGCTGAAGAAACCCTTTTTTCGAAAATTATAAATCGCGAAATCCCGGCGGATATCGTCTACGAAGACGAGAGCGCGCTTGCCTTTAAGGACATTAATCCACAGGCACCGGTACACTTTTTGATTATTCCGAAAGAGCCCATCGCAACCGTTAACGACATTGACGAAGACAATGCGCATTTAGTGGGACATTTGTATGTAGTTGCGTCGAAGCTTGCTGCTCAATACGGCGTTGCCGACGACGGGTATCGTTTAGTCATGAACTGTAATGAGTACGGCGGTCAGTCCGTTTATCATATTCACCTGCACTTGTTAGCAGGCAAACCGCTTGGCTGGCCACCGTACACGGACACCCCGAAGCAGGGCTAA
- the ggt gene encoding gamma-glutamyltransferase has protein sequence MKYRITALAAALLAVSACQPQQQEVREPEAATGFQQKQSVKTDEFMVAAANPHAVEAGYNVLKAGGSAVDAAIAVQAMLGLVEPQSSGIGGGAFILYWDNEAKKLYSIDARETAPMAATEALFLDENGKPAKWIDAVVGGRSVGTPGILRGLELAHSKWGEKEWGSLFDDTIKLAEQGFEVSPRLAKLVELEINPGVKKMPVASDYFFPNGEPLKVGQLLKNEEYATSLSLIASEGVDVFYQGEIAKDIVEAVQNSPIEPGVLALDDLANYEAKLREPVCSEYRAYQVCGMGPPSSGGITTQQTLGILENFEIGNLEPNSEEFVHLFTQASKLAFADRNQWIADTDFVEVPVEAMLNKNYLAQRAKLITDKDLGKAQPGTELLPKYQQDIAYELPNTSHVSIVDDEGNVVSMTTSIEMGFGSTVMVRGFLLNNQLTDFSLAPGDGEQKYANRVEPGKRPRSSMAPAIVLNEEGKQVVHAIGSPGGSRIINYVTQSLVALLDWDMDIQDAVNLGHVTNRNDYTSLEKGRDISNLKDALEARGHNVKVLDLNSGLHGITITDSGKLIGAADPRREGIAKGE, from the coding sequence ATGAAATATCGCATTACTGCTTTAGCGGCGGCGTTACTAGCTGTTAGCGCCTGCCAACCCCAACAGCAGGAGGTTCGTGAGCCCGAGGCGGCGACTGGCTTTCAACAAAAACAATCCGTAAAAACTGACGAGTTTATGGTTGCAGCAGCCAACCCGCATGCGGTTGAGGCTGGCTATAACGTCTTAAAGGCAGGAGGCTCAGCGGTGGATGCGGCTATTGCAGTTCAGGCAATGCTGGGTCTTGTTGAACCGCAGTCGTCCGGTATTGGTGGCGGTGCCTTTATTTTATATTGGGACAATGAGGCTAAAAAGCTGTATTCAATTGATGCTCGGGAAACTGCACCAATGGCGGCGACGGAAGCATTGTTTTTGGATGAAAACGGCAAACCAGCTAAGTGGATAGATGCTGTTGTTGGTGGACGCTCTGTCGGTACACCGGGCATTTTAAGAGGACTCGAGCTAGCTCATTCTAAGTGGGGTGAAAAAGAGTGGGGCAGCTTGTTTGACGACACGATTAAGCTGGCGGAACAAGGTTTTGAGGTATCGCCGCGTCTTGCTAAATTGGTCGAGCTGGAGATTAACCCCGGTGTTAAGAAAATGCCGGTAGCTAGTGACTACTTTTTTCCAAACGGTGAGCCGCTAAAAGTCGGACAGCTTTTAAAAAATGAAGAATACGCGACAAGCCTAAGCTTAATTGCGTCAGAGGGTGTCGATGTCTTTTACCAAGGCGAAATAGCAAAAGACATTGTCGAGGCAGTACAAAACAGCCCAATTGAACCGGGCGTGTTAGCCTTAGATGACTTGGCAAATTACGAAGCGAAACTGCGTGAGCCGGTCTGCAGCGAATACCGTGCTTATCAGGTTTGCGGTATGGGGCCACCAAGTTCGGGCGGTATTACTACGCAACAAACCTTAGGTATTTTGGAAAACTTTGAAATTGGCAATTTAGAGCCGAATAGCGAAGAGTTTGTTCATCTGTTTACTCAGGCGTCTAAGTTAGCGTTTGCGGATCGAAACCAATGGATAGCTGATACTGACTTTGTGGAAGTCCCTGTTGAGGCTATGTTGAATAAAAATTACTTAGCTCAGCGGGCAAAGCTGATTACTGATAAGGATTTAGGCAAAGCACAACCGGGTACCGAATTGCTGCCTAAATACCAGCAGGACATTGCTTACGAATTGCCAAATACTAGCCATGTTTCTATTGTCGATGATGAAGGTAATGTGGTGTCGATGACCACCAGTATTGAGATGGGCTTTGGCTCAACGGTTATGGTGAGAGGTTTTTTGCTGAATAACCAACTGACTGACTTTTCATTAGCACCCGGCGATGGTGAGCAAAAGTATGCCAACCGAGTGGAGCCGGGTAAACGGCCTCGTAGCTCTATGGCGCCGGCTATCGTGCTCAATGAAGAAGGTAAACAGGTGGTGCACGCAATAGGCTCACCCGGCGGTAGTCGCATTATTAATTATGTGACACAAAGCTTAGTGGCGTTACTTGACTGGGACATGGACATTCAGGACGCTGTCAATCTGGGGCATGTGACCAACCGAAATGACTATACGTCGCTCGAGAAAGGACGCGACATCAGCAACTTAAAAGATGCGCTTGAAGCTCGAGGGCATAATGTCAAAGTACTTGATTTAAATAGTGGTTTGCATGGTATAACCATAACTGACAGTGGTAAATTAATTGGAGCAGCTGACCCCCGCAGGGAAGGTATCGCAAAGGGAGAATAA
- the hspQ gene encoding heat shock protein HspQ: MVEAKFSIGQLVTHSIYGYRGVIIDADPEFTLSDSWYEKMATTKPSKQQPWYHILVNNSSIQTYVSESSLDVDLSEQEIQHPMIDLVFCGKSHGQYKLAENLN; this comes from the coding sequence ATGGTTGAGGCCAAATTTTCAATAGGACAACTGGTAACCCATTCAATTTACGGATATCGCGGTGTTATTATTGACGCCGACCCCGAGTTTACCCTGTCTGACAGTTGGTATGAGAAAATGGCAACTACCAAGCCTTCCAAACAACAGCCTTGGTATCATATCCTCGTGAATAATTCTTCAATACAAACGTATGTTAGTGAAAGCAGCCTGGATGTCGATTTGTCAGAGCAGGAAATTCAACACCCCATGATAGACTTGGTATTTTGTGGCAAGTCACACGGACAATACAAACTCGCCGAAAACCTCAACTAA